A genomic region of Friedmanniella luteola contains the following coding sequences:
- a CDS encoding 5'-3' exonuclease — protein MTAQRLLLLDTASLYFRAFYGVPDSLRTPDGRPVNAVRGLLDFIAHLVTTYQPTHLACCWDNDWRPEWRVELIPSYKAHRVAGGGDTVVAEMATTIPGEAAPDALAAQVPMILDVLAALGLAVVGQDHYEADDVIGTLASTAPMATDVVTGDRDLFQLVDDAKPVRILYIARGVGKHEVVDEAWIRAKYGIAASAYVDYATLRGDASDGLPGVSGIGEKTAASLLTSYGDLHGILEASSRKDSPVSGGVRSKLGAAIDYLAVAPTVVSVARDLDLGVGWDDLALPAAPAHPRTFARLTEDLGLSGSAARVLAALFREA, from the coding sequence GTGACCGCGCAGCGACTGCTACTTCTGGACACGGCCTCGCTGTACTTCCGGGCCTTCTACGGGGTGCCCGACTCGTTGCGGACGCCGGACGGCCGGCCGGTCAACGCCGTCCGCGGGCTGCTCGACTTCATCGCCCACCTGGTGACCACCTACCAGCCCACCCACCTGGCCTGCTGCTGGGACAACGACTGGCGCCCGGAGTGGCGGGTCGAGCTGATCCCCTCCTACAAGGCGCACCGGGTCGCGGGCGGCGGGGACACCGTCGTCGCCGAGATGGCGACGACCATCCCCGGCGAGGCCGCACCCGACGCCCTGGCTGCCCAGGTGCCGATGATCCTCGACGTGCTAGCCGCCCTCGGCCTCGCCGTCGTCGGCCAGGACCACTACGAGGCCGACGACGTCATCGGCACCCTGGCGAGCACCGCGCCGATGGCCACCGACGTGGTGACCGGGGACCGGGACCTGTTCCAGCTGGTCGACGACGCCAAGCCCGTCCGCATCCTCTACATCGCCCGCGGCGTCGGGAAGCACGAGGTCGTCGACGAGGCCTGGATCCGGGCGAAGTACGGCATCGCCGCCTCGGCCTACGTGGACTACGCCACCCTGCGCGGCGACGCCTCCGACGGGCTGCCGGGCGTCTCCGGGATCGGGGAGAAGACGGCCGCGTCGCTGCTGACCAGCTACGGCGACCTGCACGGCATCCTCGAGGCCTCCAGCCGCAAGGACAGCCCGGTCTCGGGCGGTGTCCGCTCCAAGCTGGGCGCGGCGATCGACTACCTCGCCGTCGCGCCCACGGTGGTGTCCGTCGCCCGCGACCTCGACCTCGGCGTCGGCTGGGACGACCTCGCCCTGCCGGCCGCGCCGGCGCACCCGCGGACCTTCGCCCGGCTGACCGAGGACCTGGGCCTCAGCGGCAGCGCGGCGCGGGTGCTGGCCGCCCTGTTCCGTGAGGCCTGA
- a CDS encoding Lrp/AsnC family transcriptional regulator has translation MEKLDRRILALLAREGRMSYTDIGKETGLSTSAAQQRVRRLEQRGVIKSYRAVLDAAELGLMVTAFVAIKPFDPSQPDDAPERLQHIEEILSCYSVAGEPSYLLKVQVPTMSHLESLLARIRADGKVSTHTTTVLSVPYEDRPQI, from the coding sequence ATGGAGAAGCTGGACCGACGCATCCTCGCGCTGCTGGCGCGCGAGGGGCGGATGTCCTACACCGACATCGGCAAGGAGACCGGCCTCTCCACCTCCGCCGCGCAGCAGCGGGTCCGCCGGCTGGAGCAGCGCGGGGTGATCAAGAGCTACCGCGCGGTGCTGGACGCCGCCGAGCTGGGCCTGATGGTCACCGCGTTCGTCGCGATCAAGCCGTTCGACCCCAGCCAGCCCGACGACGCGCCCGAGCGGCTGCAGCACATCGAGGAGATCCTCTCCTGCTACTCGGTGGCCGGCGAGCCGAGCTACCTGCTCAAGGTGCAGGTGCCGACGATGAGCCACCTGGAGTCGCTGCTGGCCCGCATCCGGGCCGACGGCAAGGTCTCCACCCACACCACCACCGTGCTGTCGGTGCCGTACGAGGACCGACCGCAGATCTGA
- the aroQ gene encoding type II 3-dehydroquinate dehydratase, which translates to MTAAGIRAALVLNGPNLNLLGTREPGVYGHATLADVEADCQAAGLELGLAVECRQTNLEGELVEWVQEVGRRQAEGELLGAVLNAGAYTHTSIALRDAVAGSGARVVELHISNVHRREEFRQHSYLSPVAAGVIVGLGVAGYPLALRALTLLAAQDLR; encoded by the coding sequence ATGACAGCGGCGGGCATCAGAGCGGCGCTGGTCCTCAACGGGCCGAACCTCAACCTGCTGGGCACGCGCGAACCCGGCGTCTACGGCCACGCGACGCTCGCCGACGTCGAGGCGGACTGCCAGGCCGCCGGCCTCGAGCTGGGCCTGGCGGTCGAGTGCCGGCAGACGAACCTCGAGGGCGAGCTGGTGGAGTGGGTGCAGGAGGTCGGCCGCCGCCAGGCCGAGGGCGAGCTGCTCGGCGCGGTGCTCAACGCCGGCGCGTACACCCACACCAGCATCGCCCTGCGGGACGCCGTCGCCGGCTCCGGCGCGCGGGTGGTCGAGCTGCACATCTCCAACGTGCACCGCCGGGAGGAGTTCCGGCAGCACTCCTACCTCTCCCCCGTCGCCGCCGGCGTGATCGTCGGTCTCGGCGTCGCCGGCTACCCGCTCGCGCTGCGGGCGCTCACCCTGCTCGCGGCGCAGGACCTGCGCTGA
- a CDS encoding chorismate-binding protein yields the protein MRPEPLDPGTWTARPAAVALAGGCPPSRLVARLRAADRPAVLSGDWFGGGVLVLRRPLLVREPADAADGFDDLVRLPAVTAPPLGGPDVLGGGWVTTLGFSPGTTVLAFHGSLLRWRVKAGWTFETLGLPGHEEADAAELEAWRADLAAAEDDGDDGGRGAAAPDLGVVGTREPPEVARDRHLAAVEDAVGRIRRGDFYQVNLGTRGHGRYAGEPARLFARVVERLQPDRAALVTGPGGRALACFSPEVFWTLHDGRVTSSPIKGTAPRRAGETDSPALRGSAKDAAENVMIVDLVRHDLAQVSEPGSVAVPELLALRPHPGVWHLVSTVTSRLAPGVDVADLLRATFPPGSVTGAPKTAALAALPALEPVPRGAHTGAVGLVTPARGTELAVTIRSFELADGGLELGVGGGITTDSVPVLEWYECWHKAAPLVEAAGGRLDPALPRSPVPPTPGQRASGVFESVLAVRGRPLRLAAHLARLDLSTRELYGQGLPADLPDRVQLALAEVEVEARAAVRVAVRPAVDGSSDRRPEVEITVRPLGARLERCTLRRAERPAVSWRHKWVDRAALSAAEVAVAPALPYFVGEPATGVTESSRGNLFARGPDGVWRTPPLDEHLLPGVTRREVLDLLADLGEQVRVARLVPADLQAADAVVWTSSLSGVVAVTAVDGRPLPAPPALVATLNRRLGV from the coding sequence GTGAGGCCTGAGCCGCTCGACCCGGGCACCTGGACGGCGCGCCCCGCCGCCGTCGCGCTCGCCGGCGGCTGCCCGCCGTCCCGGCTGGTGGCCCGGCTGCGGGCGGCGGACCGGCCCGCGGTGCTGAGCGGCGACTGGTTCGGCGGCGGCGTGCTCGTGCTGCGGCGCCCGCTGCTCGTCCGGGAGCCGGCGGACGCCGCCGACGGGTTCGACGACCTGGTGCGGCTGCCCGCGGTCACCGCGCCACCGCTTGGCGGGCCCGACGTCCTGGGCGGCGGCTGGGTGACGACGCTCGGCTTCAGCCCGGGCACCACCGTGCTCGCGTTCCACGGGTCGCTGCTGCGCTGGCGGGTGAAGGCCGGCTGGACCTTCGAGACCCTGGGCCTGCCCGGGCACGAGGAGGCGGACGCCGCCGAGCTGGAGGCCTGGCGGGCGGACTTGGCTGCGGCCGAGGACGACGGGGACGACGGCGGGCGCGGGGCCGCCGCGCCGGACCTGGGTGTCGTCGGGACCCGGGAGCCGCCGGAGGTCGCCCGGGACCGTCACCTCGCCGCGGTCGAGGACGCCGTCGGCCGGATCCGGCGCGGGGACTTCTACCAGGTGAACCTGGGCACCCGGGGGCACGGCCGGTACGCCGGCGAGCCGGCGCGGCTCTTCGCCCGGGTCGTCGAGCGCCTCCAGCCGGACCGGGCGGCCCTGGTCACCGGGCCCGGCGGGCGGGCGCTGGCCTGCTTCAGCCCGGAGGTGTTCTGGACGCTGCACGACGGGCGGGTGACCAGCTCCCCCATCAAGGGGACGGCCCCCCGCCGGGCGGGCGAGACGGACTCCCCCGCACTGCGCGGCTCGGCCAAGGACGCCGCCGAGAACGTCATGATCGTCGACCTCGTCCGGCACGACCTCGCCCAGGTCAGCGAGCCCGGCAGCGTGGCGGTCCCCGAGCTGCTCGCCCTGCGCCCGCACCCCGGCGTCTGGCACCTCGTCTCCACCGTCACGTCCCGGCTGGCGCCCGGCGTCGACGTCGCCGACCTGCTGCGGGCGACCTTCCCGCCTGGCTCGGTGACCGGTGCCCCCAAGACGGCCGCCCTCGCCGCCCTGCCCGCCCTGGAGCCGGTGCCCCGCGGCGCCCACACCGGGGCCGTCGGCCTGGTCACCCCGGCCCGAGGCACCGAGCTGGCGGTCACCATCCGCTCCTTCGAGCTGGCCGACGGAGGGCTGGAGCTGGGGGTGGGTGGCGGCATCACCACCGACTCGGTGCCGGTCCTCGAGTGGTACGAGTGCTGGCACAAGGCGGCTCCGCTGGTCGAGGCGGCCGGTGGGCGGCTGGACCCGGCCCTGCCGCGGTCCCCGGTGCCGCCGACCCCCGGGCAGCGGGCGTCCGGGGTGTTCGAGTCGGTCCTGGCGGTGCGCGGGCGGCCACTCCGGCTGGCCGCGCACCTGGCCCGGCTCGACCTCTCCACCCGGGAGCTCTACGGCCAGGGGCTGCCGGCCGACCTGCCCGACCGGGTGCAGCTGGCTCTGGCTGAGGTCGAGGTCGAGGCGCGAGCCGCCGTGCGGGTGGCGGTGCGGCCCGCCGTCGACGGATCCTCTGACCGTCGACCGGAGGTCGAGATCACCGTGCGGCCGTTGGGCGCCCGGCTGGAGCGGTGCACCTTGCGCCGGGCGGAGCGGCCCGCGGTGTCCTGGCGGCACAAGTGGGTCGACCGGGCCGCCCTGTCCGCCGCGGAGGTGGCGGTCGCCCCGGCCCTGCCCTACTTCGTCGGTGAGCCGGCCACCGGGGTGACCGAGTCCTCGCGCGGCAACCTGTTCGCCCGCGGGCCGGACGGGGTCTGGCGGACGCCGCCGCTGGACGAGCACCTGCTCCCCGGGGTGACCCGCCGGGAGGTGCTCGACCTGCTGGCCGACCTCGGCGAGCAGGTCCGGGTCGCGCGCCTCGTCCCGGCCGACCTGCAGGCGGCCGACGCCGTGGTCTGGACCAGCAGCCTGAGCGGGGTGGTCGCCGTCACCGCCGTCGACGGCCGGCCGTTGCCCGCGCCGCCGGCCCTGGTCGCGACGCTCAACCGGCGGCTCGGGGTGTGA